A region from the Vicia villosa cultivar HV-30 ecotype Madison, WI linkage group LG3, Vvil1.0, whole genome shotgun sequence genome encodes:
- the LOC131660909 gene encoding GEM-like protein 1: MTGVDQPQVHPADTTTKPEHSASDSHSHTPSDYAPYPKIDPNDVAPPPPSQSVPTESRATDAATTMPTESNPYVSPAPVPAPTPAKNTLDSVKDVLGKWGKKAAEATKKAEDLAGNMWQHLKTGPSFADAAVGRIAQGTKVLAEGGYEKIFRQTFETVPEEQLLKTYACYLSTSAGPVMGVLYLSSAKLAFCSDNPLSYQTGDQTQWSYYKVVIPLHQLRAVNPSTSKVNPSEKFIQIISVDNHEFWFMGFVNYDSAVKHIQEALQAR, from the exons ATGACTGGTGTTGATCAACCTCAAGTCCATCCTGCCGACACCACTACCAAACCCGAACACTCCGCCTCCGATTCTCACTCCCATACCCCTTCCGATTACGCTCCATATCCTAAAATCGACCCAAACGACGTCGCACCACCACCACCATCTCAATCCGTTCCAACTGAATCACGCGCCACCGATGCTGCCACCACTATGCCCACCGAGTCTAATCCATATGTCTCTCCAGCGCCGGTCCCCGCACCCACACCTGCAAAGA ATACTTTAGATTCTGTGAAAGATGTTCTTGGAAAATGGGGAAAGAAAGCTGCTGAGGCTACCAAGAAAGCCGAGGATCTTGCTGGAAATATGTGGCAGCACT TGAAAACGGGTCCTAGTTTTGCGGATGCTGCTGTGGGGAGGATTGCCCAGGGAACAAAAGTTCTAGCCGAAGGTGGTTATGAGAAGATCTTTAGACAAACTTTTGAGACTGTACCTGAGGAACAACTTCTCAAAACATATGCATGCTACCTCTCCACCTCTGCAGGACCTGTCATGGGAGTCTTGTATTTGTCATCTGCAAAGCTCGCCTTTTGTAGTGATAACCCACTCTCTTACCAAACCGGTGACCAGACTCAATGGAGCTATTATAAG GTGGTTATTCCATTGCATCAGCTGAGAGCAGTGAACCCATCCACAAGCAAAGTCAACCCATCCGAAAAATTTATACAGATTATCTCTGTTGACAACCATGAATTTTGGTTTATGGGCTTTGTGAACTACGACAGCGCTGTTAAACACATTCAAGAAGCATTGCAGGCTCGCTGA